One region of Bacillus pumilus genomic DNA includes:
- a CDS encoding CDP-glycerol--glycerophosphate glycerophosphotransferase, protein MINIRSMIISSYAAFVSFIGWLMSGVKPRENQVTLLVSFQENAAALIDTYQQQANMTMKFTVLYTKHASAIEKDESHLSFRYFHEKNPLHLIQCIYTMFKSKVVVTDNYFLMTSVLRKRPSTTCIQVWHANGALKKFGLEDASNSERSPRDIKRFKRVYASFDYIVTGSDHMREIFKSSFGVNDERFLPTGVPMTDVYYDQCPSSLKPNDFPKGKRILLYAPTYRDFAMDGLVLPFSKEQLQTELNGDYILLVKLHPAVKHLAKAETDDEWIFDVSDQPLYPLLCACDVLITDYSSIVFEYALLEKPVLFFTYDLDTYREKRGLVDRYEDIIPGKACVTRDMLLKELFHLNESDYQERIKTFAEEWNQYSKGRSSEQLLFFIEQQLLHKKRPASH, encoded by the coding sequence ATGATAAATATACGCTCAATGATCATTTCAAGCTATGCAGCTTTCGTTTCTTTTATTGGATGGCTGATGAGCGGCGTGAAACCACGGGAAAACCAGGTGACGCTGCTTGTTTCATTTCAAGAGAATGCAGCTGCTCTTATTGATACTTATCAACAACAGGCGAACATGACGATGAAGTTTACTGTCCTCTATACGAAGCATGCTTCTGCGATAGAAAAGGACGAGTCTCATCTGTCATTTCGCTATTTTCATGAAAAAAATCCTCTCCATCTCATTCAATGTATTTACACGATGTTTAAAAGCAAGGTTGTCGTGACAGATAACTACTTTCTCATGACAAGCGTACTCAGAAAACGTCCTTCTACCACCTGTATTCAAGTATGGCATGCCAATGGGGCGTTGAAAAAATTCGGTCTTGAAGATGCTTCAAATTCGGAACGAAGTCCTCGTGACATCAAACGGTTCAAACGAGTCTATGCGTCTTTCGATTATATCGTTACAGGCTCAGATCATATGCGCGAGATTTTTAAGTCTTCGTTTGGGGTGAATGATGAACGTTTTTTACCAACAGGTGTACCGATGACAGATGTGTACTATGACCAGTGCCCGTCTTCCTTGAAGCCGAATGATTTTCCTAAAGGGAAAAGGATCCTGCTTTATGCACCGACCTATCGAGACTTTGCAATGGACGGTCTTGTCCTTCCTTTTTCAAAGGAGCAATTACAAACAGAGCTAAACGGAGATTATATTCTGCTCGTCAAGCTTCATCCTGCGGTCAAACATTTAGCGAAGGCGGAAACAGACGATGAATGGATATTTGATGTGTCCGATCAGCCGCTTTATCCATTGCTTTGTGCATGCGATGTCCTGATCACAGATTACTCATCGATTGTGTTTGAATATGCACTGCTTGAAAAGCCTGTTTTGTTCTTCACTTATGACTTAGACACTTATCGAGAGAAACGCGGCTTAGTCGATCGGTATGAGGACATCATTCCTGGGAAGGCTTGTGTCACTCGAGACATGCTCTTGAAAGAGCTGTTTCATCTAAACGAATCAGATTACCAAGAACGAATCAAAACCTTCGCCGAGGAATGGAATCAATATTCAAAGGGAAGGTCCAGTGAGCAGCTCTTATTCTTTATTGAACAGCAGCTCTTACACAAAAAACGTCCGGCTTCTCATTAG
- a CDS encoding glucosaminidase domain-containing protein, giving the protein MKKTIKIMLLAAAFGMTIQTGKEAQAASYVDQSIYTMSTSKVFTTESEVKKAVETLKKDKKWTATYQTSGNTSTYQLTASGYESQAAASASAAALKKETGMSGTVSPVGDRLPLQKVVSDPVNDEAQAKKLSLELTKTSGLNSTYEVINQSRPSYQVISGTIDSETKVKNIQTELQKQAGVTSTYQTENKAGTVYQLISGGIVGQSKANTILQGFQKESGLKAVLQTVTAGKPYYIVTSAAQANQSKAQTLLTQLQREAKISGKIQKTGALKNVYRLESGYFKDNKQASSAAAQIKKQTGATGTVQRVGKTKNYIVKLNQLNDTAYGKTVAFFKKKKWRYTSQKISSTQPYQVVTGDLLGDDQAKKAAAFFQKKKVSATTKKTGKASDSTYRLVVNQSAEQAKINKGAAYLKTQKVTSSITTGKGQAVSKTYSLKTTPVYEQSKVKQAQEIIKKNGVASSTKTLTEAVKQYRITTEPTVNQTKLNQALSYLTKQKMKAAAQKTGTTDYGQYQIKTGAISTAALRDQGMAFFKKRNEPAAYQTTTKPTYKINITQQFTGLPTVNAAIAFVKSQYGWTATAVKIKNGPMVMQTNYNLTVNEMVNKQMKVSPQTDGAAYVYAPYVDTATSTVNTDGLNVRSTPDSSSASNIVAQLNKGAKVKQLGKEGNWIKISLGWRNASSAEVQKYVDPANIAEGTQSYFQFLKLSEAANLNPAEVNSKILAGKGILAGKGQAFITAAKTYHINEIYLISHALLETGNGGSILANGTMFNGKKVYNMYGIGAYDSNPNYLGAKYAYEQQWFTPEAAIIGGAKFIGNSYINHATYKQDTIYKMRWSSSATHQYATDIGWAYKQVTRMYSLYNLLDNYTLYYDIPVYNK; this is encoded by the coding sequence GTGAAAAAAACCATCAAGATTATGTTACTCGCAGCTGCCTTTGGTATGACAATACAGACGGGCAAAGAAGCGCAAGCAGCCTCCTATGTCGATCAATCCATTTATACGATGAGCACCTCAAAAGTATTTACAACAGAGTCAGAAGTGAAAAAAGCAGTGGAAACATTGAAGAAGGACAAAAAGTGGACAGCCACTTATCAAACCTCAGGAAACACGTCGACCTATCAGCTCACTGCCTCAGGATATGAGTCACAAGCAGCAGCGAGTGCAAGTGCAGCTGCATTAAAAAAAGAGACGGGTATGAGCGGTACGGTGTCCCCAGTGGGTGACCGCCTTCCATTACAAAAGGTCGTATCTGACCCCGTCAATGATGAAGCTCAGGCGAAAAAGCTCTCACTCGAGCTAACGAAAACATCAGGACTCAATAGCACCTATGAAGTTATCAATCAAAGCAGACCTTCTTATCAGGTCATTTCAGGGACCATTGATTCTGAAACGAAAGTCAAAAATATTCAAACCGAATTACAAAAGCAGGCCGGTGTCACTAGTACATACCAAACTGAAAACAAAGCAGGCACTGTGTATCAGCTGATTTCAGGCGGTATCGTTGGGCAAAGTAAGGCGAATACGATCTTGCAAGGCTTTCAAAAAGAGTCTGGTTTAAAAGCGGTGCTTCAAACGGTGACAGCAGGCAAGCCATATTACATCGTCACATCAGCTGCACAAGCGAACCAGTCAAAAGCACAGACGCTTCTTACCCAGCTTCAAAGAGAAGCAAAGATCAGCGGGAAGATTCAAAAGACAGGCGCTTTAAAAAATGTGTATCGCTTGGAATCAGGCTATTTCAAAGACAACAAACAGGCATCCTCAGCTGCGGCCCAGATTAAGAAACAAACCGGCGCTACAGGGACTGTGCAGCGAGTGGGAAAAACAAAAAATTATATCGTGAAGCTCAATCAACTGAACGATACAGCATACGGAAAAACGGTGGCCTTTTTCAAGAAAAAGAAATGGCGCTACACATCGCAAAAGATCTCTTCTACACAGCCATATCAAGTAGTGACTGGAGACCTATTAGGAGATGATCAAGCGAAAAAAGCAGCAGCTTTCTTCCAAAAGAAAAAGGTATCAGCAACAACGAAAAAAACAGGTAAAGCATCTGACAGCACGTATCGACTTGTCGTCAATCAATCAGCGGAGCAAGCCAAAATAAATAAAGGTGCCGCATATTTAAAAACGCAGAAAGTGACAAGCAGCATTACAACTGGTAAGGGCCAAGCTGTCAGCAAAACGTATAGTCTCAAGACAACACCTGTATATGAGCAAAGTAAAGTCAAGCAGGCTCAAGAGATTATCAAGAAAAATGGCGTTGCCAGCAGTACAAAAACGTTGACAGAAGCGGTTAAACAATACCGGATCACGACAGAGCCGACGGTGAATCAGACTAAACTGAATCAAGCGCTAAGCTATTTAACGAAACAAAAAATGAAAGCAGCTGCTCAAAAAACAGGGACAACTGATTATGGTCAATATCAGATCAAAACAGGTGCCATCTCAACAGCTGCATTGCGCGATCAAGGCATGGCATTTTTCAAAAAACGGAATGAACCAGCTGCCTATCAAACAACAACGAAACCAACCTACAAAATCAACATTACGCAGCAATTCACAGGATTACCAACTGTAAATGCAGCGATTGCTTTTGTGAAAAGTCAATATGGCTGGACAGCTACAGCTGTAAAAATTAAAAATGGCCCAATGGTCATGCAAACGAACTACAACCTCACTGTCAATGAGATGGTGAACAAGCAAATGAAGGTGTCACCACAGACAGATGGTGCAGCCTATGTCTATGCACCATATGTTGACACGGCGACGTCAACTGTTAATACGGACGGCTTAAATGTTCGTTCGACACCTGATTCGAGCTCTGCGAGCAACATCGTGGCGCAGCTGAATAAAGGAGCAAAAGTGAAACAGCTTGGGAAAGAAGGAAACTGGATCAAGATCAGCCTTGGCTGGAGAAATGCAAGCTCAGCAGAGGTGCAAAAATATGTAGACCCAGCCAATATTGCTGAGGGCACTCAATCTTATTTTCAATTTCTGAAACTCTCTGAAGCTGCGAATCTCAATCCGGCAGAAGTCAATTCGAAGATTCTAGCAGGCAAAGGGATTCTTGCAGGTAAAGGACAAGCCTTTATTACGGCAGCGAAAACGTATCATATCAACGAAATTTATCTCATTTCTCACGCGTTGCTTGAAACAGGTAACGGAGGTTCCATTTTAGCGAATGGTACGATGTTTAATGGAAAGAAAGTATATAATATGTATGGCATTGGCGCATACGACAGCAATCCGAATTACCTCGGTGCAAAATATGCGTATGAACAGCAATGGTTCACGCCAGAGGCAGCCATTATTGGCGGGGCAAAATTCATTGGCAACAGCTATATCAACCACGCCACATACAAACAAGATACGATTTATAAAATGCGCTGGTCTAGTTCAGCGACTCATCAATATGCAACAGATATTGGCTGGGCATATAAGCAAGTCACTCGTATGTATAGCTTGTATAACTTACTTGATAACTATACGCTCTATTACGATATCCCGGTTTATAACAAATAA
- the manA gene encoding mannose-6-phosphate isomerase, class I, which translates to MKQSPIFLLPELKERIWGGTALRDQFGYDIPSDQTGECWAISAHPNGPSVVQDGPYKGKTLIELWDNHRELFGGIEGDRFPLLTKILDANQDLSVQVHPDDDYAERHENGELGKTECWYIIDCKEGAEMIYGHNARTRTELVTMMNSGDWEGLLRRVKIKPGDFYYVPSGTIHALCEGTLVLETQQSSDTTYRVYDYERKDQNGNERELHFAQAIDVTTVPHVDGYADESVETRRGLTIRTFVEAEYFSVYKWEIDQAVELSQDYSFLLCSVISGEGALTHDGHTYPLPKGAHFILPAETGSFSIEGTCELIVSHI; encoded by the coding sequence ATGAAGCAGTCACCAATTTTTTTACTGCCTGAATTGAAGGAGAGAATATGGGGAGGTACAGCCTTAAGAGATCAATTTGGCTATGATATTCCTTCTGATCAAACGGGAGAATGCTGGGCAATTTCTGCTCATCCAAACGGACCAAGTGTCGTGCAAGACGGTCCATATAAAGGGAAAACGCTGATCGAACTATGGGACAATCACAGAGAATTGTTCGGGGGAATAGAAGGCGATCGATTCCCGCTGTTAACCAAAATTTTAGATGCAAACCAGGACTTATCCGTTCAAGTTCATCCAGATGATGATTATGCGGAAAGACATGAAAATGGCGAGCTTGGAAAAACAGAGTGCTGGTATATCATTGACTGCAAAGAAGGAGCAGAAATGATCTATGGGCACAATGCAAGAACAAGAACTGAGCTTGTGACCATGATGAACAGTGGAGATTGGGAAGGTCTTTTGCGTCGTGTGAAGATTAAGCCTGGTGATTTTTATTATGTGCCAAGCGGTACCATTCATGCGCTTTGCGAAGGAACGCTTGTCCTCGAAACGCAGCAAAGCTCAGATACCACCTATCGGGTATATGATTATGAACGAAAAGATCAGAATGGCAATGAACGTGAACTTCATTTTGCGCAAGCCATTGATGTCACAACGGTTCCCCATGTAGACGGGTATGCAGATGAATCAGTTGAAACACGCCGTGGGCTGACCATTCGAACGTTTGTTGAAGCAGAGTATTTCTCTGTGTATAAATGGGAAATTGATCAAGCAGTGGAGCTTTCGCAAGATTATTCATTTTTGCTGTGCAGTGTAATTAGCGGGGAAGGGGCTCTAACGCATGATGGACATACATATCCACTGCCTAAAGGAGCTCATTTTATCCTGCCAGCTGAAACAGGGAGCTTCTCAATTGAAGGAACTTGTGAGCTGATTGTATCGCATATATAA
- a CDS encoding carbohydrate ABC transporter permease: protein MTARWFVRLVLYALLILCSLFFLMPVYVMLVTSLKPLGEVTLEKMWALPSTLDFSSYQIAFEKLAPNLMNSLYLVIPATLLSAVLGAMNGYVLSKWRFKGSEVVFTLMLFGMFIPYQSILIPLIQFLREVGLYNSIPGLVLVHVVYGLPITTLMFRNFYVSIPDEMIESAKMDGAGFIGIFKHMILPLSITGFVVVAIWQFTNVWNEFLFAVTMTTAEHQPVMVALQNLSGSQIVQWNVQMAGAILAALPTLLVYILLGKYFVKGLLAGSVKG, encoded by the coding sequence ATGACAGCTAGATGGTTTGTCCGTCTAGTCCTTTATGCTTTATTGATTTTGTGCAGTCTCTTTTTTCTAATGCCAGTCTATGTCATGCTCGTCACAAGCTTGAAGCCATTAGGTGAAGTGACCCTTGAGAAAATGTGGGCGCTGCCGTCAACACTCGATTTTTCAAGCTATCAAATCGCATTTGAAAAGCTAGCGCCCAATTTAATGAATTCTCTTTATCTAGTCATTCCGGCTACCTTATTGTCAGCTGTCTTAGGGGCGATGAATGGCTATGTCTTATCAAAATGGCGTTTCAAAGGATCAGAAGTGGTCTTTACGCTGATGCTGTTTGGAATGTTTATTCCATATCAAAGTATCCTCATTCCACTCATTCAATTTTTACGTGAAGTCGGATTGTATAATTCGATTCCGGGTTTGGTGCTTGTCCATGTCGTATATGGACTTCCGATCACAACGCTCATGTTTCGAAACTTCTATGTGAGCATTCCTGATGAAATGATTGAATCGGCAAAAATGGACGGTGCAGGGTTTATCGGGATTTTCAAACATATGATACTTCCGCTTTCGATCACAGGATTTGTTGTGGTCGCCATTTGGCAGTTCACAAATGTGTGGAATGAGTTCTTATTTGCAGTCACGATGACCACTGCGGAGCATCAGCCAGTGATGGTTGCCTTGCAAAATCTATCAGGCAGTCAAATTGTGCAATGGAACGTCCAAATGGCAGGGGCGATATTGGCCGCATTGCCGACACTTTTGGTCTATATTCTGCTCGGAAAATACTTTGTCAAAGGGCTTCTCGCAGGCTCTGTCAAAGGATGA
- a CDS encoding carbohydrate ABC transporter permease has protein sequence MRMDTSPITKATTPKVKRVRRKWSGDQLLALLFLAPSAVLLFIFVYGFIGWTGYVSLSNWTSLVPDFSFAGLQNYMMLFQDFRFQSDLRNTVFFTLFFIGAVIASGLALAILLDQKIKGESLFRNLFFFPMALSFVVTGVVWQWILNPSTGVNLFLKTLGIQPKWYTDTNILAGFAWGKIEFGVPAAMIAVVIAAVWQMTGFSLAMYLAGLRGIPEEVREAARMDGATEWQIYRKIIFPLLKPITASVIIIMAHISLKIFDLIYSMTGPGANFVTDVPGVYMFEMTFRGNHYAGGAAIAIVMLISVAVFIVPYLLSSRKGASS, from the coding sequence ATGCGTATGGATACATCGCCGATCACAAAAGCAACAACACCCAAAGTCAAACGCGTTCGGAGAAAATGGAGTGGGGATCAGCTATTAGCGCTTCTCTTTTTAGCCCCGTCGGCTGTGTTATTATTCATCTTTGTTTACGGTTTTATTGGCTGGACAGGGTATGTGTCATTATCAAATTGGACCTCGCTTGTTCCTGATTTCTCTTTCGCAGGGCTTCAAAACTATATGATGCTGTTTCAAGATTTCCGCTTTCAGTCAGATCTTCGGAATACGGTCTTTTTTACTCTATTTTTTATTGGAGCCGTTATTGCCTCTGGTCTTGCACTTGCGATTTTACTAGATCAGAAAATCAAGGGTGAATCTCTATTTCGGAATTTATTTTTCTTTCCAATGGCCCTTTCTTTTGTTGTGACAGGGGTCGTCTGGCAATGGATTTTAAACCCGTCCACTGGGGTGAATCTCTTTTTAAAGACGCTTGGTATTCAGCCTAAGTGGTACACGGATACGAACATTTTAGCCGGATTTGCCTGGGGGAAAATTGAGTTTGGTGTCCCTGCGGCCATGATTGCCGTCGTCATTGCAGCTGTTTGGCAGATGACTGGTTTTTCTCTAGCGATGTATTTGGCAGGTTTGAGAGGCATTCCAGAGGAAGTAAGAGAGGCTGCTAGAATGGATGGCGCAACCGAATGGCAGATTTACCGGAAAATTATTTTTCCTCTATTAAAACCGATTACTGCAAGTGTCATTATCATTATGGCTCATATTTCATTAAAGATTTTCGATTTGATTTACTCGATGACAGGACCGGGTGCAAACTTTGTCACAGATGTTCCGGGCGTATACATGTTTGAAATGACCTTTAGAGGAAACCATTATGCAGGTGGTGCCGCCATCGCGATTGTGATGCTGATCTCTGTTGCGGTCTTTATCGTGCCATATCTCCTGTCGAGCCGAAAGGGGGCGTCATCATGA
- a CDS encoding ABC transporter substrate-binding protein has product MKVKLGFTLLVLCMLIVTACSSSTSSDAKKEGGAEKLDIFSWWTGAGEEDGLKALIQLFEEKNKDIPIENAAVAGGAGTNAKAVLTSRMQGNDPPATFQVHGGAELNESWVAAGKMEPLDDLYEKEGWKDKFPESLIDLVSKDGKIYSVPVNIHRGNVLWYNKKVFDDAGLEPPTTFDEFFKTADALKKKGITPLALGDKEPWAATHLFESVLLGVLGADGYQKLWAGDMKMDDAKVKEAADIFGRMLEYVNDDHSSRNWQDASQLVAKGEAAMNVMGDWAKGYFVNDLDLKVNEDFGYVATPGTEGSFMVITDTFGLPKGVKQPENVKKFLSVLGSVEGQDAFNPLKGSIPARVDADVSKYDEYGKSAMKAFKESKLAPSLAHGSAAEEGFVTKANQAVNIFVTQKDSSQFVSSLKDSMK; this is encoded by the coding sequence ATGAAGGTTAAATTAGGCTTTACGCTGTTAGTGCTCTGTATGCTTATCGTCACTGCCTGTAGTTCATCGACGAGCTCAGATGCGAAAAAAGAGGGCGGAGCAGAGAAGCTCGACATTTTCTCTTGGTGGACTGGAGCAGGTGAGGAGGACGGACTGAAAGCACTCATTCAATTGTTTGAAGAGAAAAATAAAGACATCCCAATTGAAAATGCAGCCGTCGCAGGTGGTGCTGGTACAAATGCAAAGGCTGTTCTGACTAGTCGGATGCAAGGAAATGACCCGCCAGCTACATTCCAAGTACATGGCGGAGCGGAGCTGAATGAGAGCTGGGTCGCAGCAGGCAAAATGGAGCCTCTGGATGATCTATATGAAAAAGAAGGCTGGAAGGACAAATTTCCAGAATCACTCATCGACCTTGTCAGCAAAGATGGGAAAATCTATTCAGTACCAGTGAATATTCACAGAGGCAATGTGCTTTGGTATAACAAGAAGGTATTTGACGATGCAGGCTTAGAGCCACCAACGACCTTTGATGAATTTTTCAAAACAGCAGATGCATTAAAGAAAAAAGGCATTACACCGCTCGCTCTTGGGGATAAAGAGCCTTGGGCAGCGACGCATTTGTTTGAGAGTGTGCTGCTCGGCGTTTTAGGCGCTGATGGATATCAAAAGCTTTGGGCTGGCGACATGAAAATGGATGACGCAAAAGTGAAGGAAGCGGCAGATATTTTTGGACGTATGCTTGAATACGTCAATGATGATCACAGCTCACGTAACTGGCAGGATGCCTCGCAGCTCGTAGCAAAAGGGGAAGCTGCAATGAATGTCATGGGCGACTGGGCGAAGGGGTACTTTGTGAATGATCTGGATCTGAAGGTGAATGAAGACTTTGGATACGTGGCGACTCCTGGCACAGAGGGAAGCTTTATGGTGATCACTGATACATTTGGACTGCCAAAGGGCGTGAAACAGCCAGAAAACGTGAAGAAATTCTTATCTGTCTTAGGATCTGTGGAAGGACAGGATGCGTTTAATCCGCTGAAGGGATCGATTCCGGCGCGTGTGGATGCAGATGTTTCTAAATATGATGAATACGGAAAATCGGCGATGAAGGCATTTAAAGAATCAAAGCTGGCGCCGTCTCTCGCGCATGGTTCAGCTGCTGAAGAAGGATTTGTGACCAAAGCGAATCAAGCCGTCAATATCTTCGTCACACAAAAAGACAGCAGCCAGTTTGTTTCATCTTTAAAAGATTCAATGAAATAA
- a CDS encoding response regulator, producing the protein MLNVLIVDDEKIERLAMRKFMTDWLPECHIAGEAENGKKAVEFVRTEPVHLVLMDIQMPGMDGLTAIKQIKASSPHTKFIMLTAYDTFDYAKQAMQEGVKQYLVKPADKDETIAAIRTVAAEIQQEASQRQAMATGQQSKWLEAHVINGQSYTSTEFQQLFHEFEAGLVIAVQRTIGDQLLIDLQTSPLFHTVPIQVSGELFTCLIYRHQAPGQLKADVLQAIRTATTNDQPSPVVGIGHPVSNPLYLQKSAAEAKLAYYQRKKSPGVVRYGFYQTEEQSHPLIHLPELADDMMQAMEEGRREDALALFDAFELEGATLSQLKELLILFKSRLRTDWPILTISTAAECRQCCEYLFDVYEARNQTVNDIERAKRYIKTHFCEQITLEQTAAYVDLSPTYFTKRFKDETGLTFKEYVTTCRLDKIKQLLKDSSLSLKEITYQAGYTDPNYVSRVFKKMVGCSPKEYRKQTVKK; encoded by the coding sequence ATGCTGAACGTGCTGATTGTGGATGATGAAAAAATAGAACGGCTAGCGATGCGGAAGTTCATGACGGATTGGCTTCCAGAGTGTCATATCGCAGGAGAAGCTGAAAATGGAAAGAAAGCGGTTGAATTCGTGCGAACTGAGCCCGTTCATCTTGTGCTCATGGATATTCAGATGCCCGGAATGGATGGACTCACAGCGATCAAGCAAATCAAAGCGAGCAGTCCTCATACAAAATTTATTATGCTGACAGCCTACGATACGTTTGATTATGCCAAGCAAGCGATGCAAGAAGGGGTGAAGCAATACCTCGTCAAACCGGCTGACAAAGATGAAACCATCGCCGCCATTCGCACGGTTGCGGCAGAAATTCAGCAGGAGGCGTCTCAGCGGCAGGCGATGGCGACCGGTCAGCAGTCAAAGTGGCTTGAAGCTCATGTCATAAACGGTCAATCCTATACCTCAACGGAGTTTCAACAACTGTTTCATGAATTCGAAGCAGGTCTTGTCATCGCTGTACAGCGGACAATCGGGGATCAGCTGTTGATAGATTTACAGACATCTCCCCTTTTTCATACGGTGCCGATTCAGGTGAGTGGTGAGCTGTTTACATGTCTTATTTATCGTCACCAAGCGCCTGGTCAGTTAAAGGCAGATGTCCTGCAGGCGATTCGAACTGCCACAACAAACGATCAGCCTTCACCTGTCGTTGGCATAGGACACCCGGTCTCAAATCCGCTTTATCTTCAGAAAAGTGCAGCAGAGGCGAAGCTTGCCTATTATCAGCGGAAAAAGAGTCCCGGCGTTGTTCGTTATGGTTTTTACCAAACAGAAGAACAGTCGCATCCATTGATCCATCTGCCTGAGCTTGCAGACGATATGATGCAGGCAATGGAAGAAGGGAGAAGAGAGGATGCGCTCGCTTTATTCGATGCCTTTGAGCTAGAGGGGGCGACCCTGTCACAACTAAAAGAGCTGCTGATTTTATTTAAATCACGGCTCCGAACAGACTGGCCAATATTAACGATCAGCACCGCTGCTGAATGCCGTCAGTGCTGTGAATATTTATTTGACGTGTACGAAGCAAGAAACCAGACTGTGAATGATATCGAGCGGGCAAAGCGCTACATCAAAACGCATTTTTGTGAACAGATCACGCTTGAGCAGACTGCCGCCTATGTTGATTTAAGTCCAACCTATTTCACAAAACGGTTTAAAGACGAGACAGGGCTGACATTTAAAGAATATGTGACCACCTGCCGGCTGGATAAAATCAAACAGCTTCTCAAAGACAGCTCGCTTAGTTTAAAAGAAATTACCTATCAGGCAGGATATACAGACCCCAATTACGTCAGCCGTGTGTTTAAGAAGATGGTGGGTTGTTCACCGAAGGAATATCGAAAACAGACCGTAAAAAAATGA
- a CDS encoding histidine kinase: MRRIRSKLLLAFLILVFVGNVAAFFVYWSSSNITSEYSRSFRSFLLLNDISTEAKTMYEKVNAYAIEKDQQFAKEYLASKQKMKSYDQALRKDAGLHAAIPSIEKYQYMMRTLINESDATMTHVKEGKIKEYAASVKEVRTVSSYIQEQTMTLLDDELSEYQALYQSLQKRHQTYALFTLCLFTLSIGVALWMAYMIAGGISRPIVHLSRSVKEVSEGNFDGANLHVTSKDEISVLNEAFQRMRQEMKMMIEEMKQKAALDQKIKDMKLKTLQNQMNPHFLFNTLNIVSRMAYLESADATSRLIQSVSTLMRYSLSALSASVTLEQEVKVVKEYFHIQETRFADRITCKTIIDESCLSVHIPSLTLQPLVENAFIHGVEPKEENGLVELSIYQEGGYVMIRIRDNGMGINEQEKRRLLSEKEEEDPNILSKGHSTGIGLRNVMSRLHLFYGVKDALQIDSKPNEGTTIQLAIPMKEGPSC; this comes from the coding sequence GTGAGAAGGATTCGAAGTAAGTTGCTACTGGCATTTTTAATCCTTGTGTTTGTTGGCAACGTGGCCGCTTTTTTCGTCTATTGGAGCAGCTCGAATATCACATCAGAATATAGCAGAAGCTTTCGTTCTTTTCTCCTGCTTAATGATATATCGACAGAGGCAAAAACGATGTATGAAAAGGTCAATGCGTATGCAATCGAAAAGGATCAGCAGTTTGCCAAAGAATATCTAGCTTCAAAACAAAAAATGAAATCCTACGACCAGGCATTGCGAAAAGATGCCGGGCTTCATGCGGCCATTCCTTCTATCGAAAAATACCAATATATGATGCGGACGCTCATCAATGAAAGTGATGCGACCATGACACATGTAAAAGAAGGGAAAATCAAAGAATATGCAGCAAGTGTGAAGGAAGTAAGAACCGTCTCCTCCTACATACAAGAGCAAACGATGACCCTGCTTGATGATGAATTGTCTGAGTATCAAGCACTCTATCAATCTCTGCAAAAAAGACACCAAACCTATGCGCTCTTTACCTTATGTTTGTTTACGCTGTCCATTGGGGTCGCCTTATGGATGGCGTATATGATTGCTGGCGGGATATCAAGACCGATCGTCCATCTCTCTCGAAGCGTAAAGGAAGTATCAGAAGGAAACTTTGATGGAGCGAACTTGCATGTCACCTCAAAGGATGAAATTTCTGTATTAAATGAGGCTTTTCAGCGAATGCGTCAAGAGATGAAAATGATGATTGAAGAGATGAAACAAAAGGCAGCCTTAGATCAAAAAATCAAAGACATGAAGCTGAAAACGCTGCAAAACCAAATGAACCCACATTTTTTATTTAATACATTAAACATCGTCTCACGCATGGCTTACTTAGAATCAGCGGATGCCACATCGAGGTTGATCCAATCTGTTTCCACTCTCATGCGTTATTCGCTGTCAGCTCTCAGTGCATCCGTTACGCTCGAACAAGAAGTAAAAGTGGTCAAAGAATATTTTCATATACAAGAAACGAGATTTGCCGATCGTATCACATGCAAAACGATCATAGATGAATCGTGTTTATCTGTACATATCCCAAGTCTCACCTTACAGCCGCTTGTTGAAAATGCCTTTATTCATGGCGTCGAACCAAAGGAGGAAAACGGGCTTGTCGAACTCTCGATCTATCAAGAAGGCGGCTATGTGATGATTCGGATTCGGGACAATGGGATGGGAATCAATGAACAAGAGAAAAGAAGATTGCTATCAGAAAAAGAAGAGGAAGATCCAAACATCTTGAGTAAAGGGCACTCGACAGGGATCGGACTTCGCAATGTGATGTCAAGGCTGCATTTGTTTTATGGGGTAAAAGATGCCCTGCAAATTGACTCAAAGCCAAACGAAGGCACCACCATTCAATTGGCTATTCCGATGAAGGAGGGACCATCATGCTGA